A region of Candidatus Binataceae bacterium DNA encodes the following proteins:
- a CDS encoding TolC family protein — translation MWSLPAVLRHQWSPGVTMPPETLLTREYLGSSDPTVNQLSLKQVIYLALRNNPNVLAARMVPVGSAEAVEMAQGEFDPRVVASPIALGSVVPGTSVLSTVDGSHNLSTAGYQWNFTINKMLAASNGRLTVFFENQWQNTNSYSVSINPSYTPSLGFAFLQPLLRDFGLGYATINIDIAKSANRQAQLGYAQQLNDLVQAVADDYWNLYLAEANLKVARQALQFDQEVIRDNAVAVRVGKQPPIMLEEARAAAATDRANLDAAIAAVRTARAVLRQDAMLNPAHTFLPQRIEPAQSPNVSENVTDEEEHSLENAIADLPSLAAMREGLRRAKVMASWWRNQLLPQLNFSAQFEATSLAGEALCGPSIAGLPTNCLTSGSALTPPGAPGYAFLPFSGSYATALNRMLDSSFYQYAVTFSFEMPLDDAVEKAYYEQAKMNYEQMRRNYSAALAQVVVNVQGALANLASAVAQIKATEAATRYWTLALSEEQKRFRVGTAAIHDILQYKNQLVAAQGAQVQSAVALEQAKLALRHADGTLLKSFKIQFQVADAPETPWFAQF, via the coding sequence GTGTGGTCTCTGCCCGCGGTGCTGCGCCATCAATGGTCGCCCGGCGTAACAATGCCGCCCGAGACTTTGCTGACACGCGAATACCTTGGCAGCTCGGATCCCACAGTCAATCAGCTAAGCCTCAAGCAGGTGATCTATCTGGCGCTGCGCAACAATCCTAATGTTTTGGCGGCACGCATGGTGCCGGTCGGCAGCGCGGAAGCGGTCGAGATGGCGCAGGGCGAGTTCGACCCGCGCGTTGTTGCCTCGCCAATCGCCCTTGGCAGCGTGGTTCCGGGCACCTCGGTACTGTCAACTGTAGATGGGTCACACAATTTGTCGACGGCCGGTTACCAATGGAATTTCACAATCAACAAGATGTTGGCGGCAAGCAACGGCAGATTGACCGTCTTTTTTGAAAACCAATGGCAAAATACCAACAGCTATTCGGTGTCAATTAATCCTAGCTATACCCCAAGCCTTGGCTTTGCGTTTCTCCAGCCTTTGCTACGGGATTTCGGGTTGGGTTACGCCACCATCAACATTGATATCGCCAAGTCTGCTAACCGCCAGGCGCAACTAGGTTACGCGCAACAGCTCAACGACCTGGTTCAGGCAGTGGCGGACGATTATTGGAACCTCTACCTGGCCGAGGCCAACTTGAAGGTAGCTCGCCAAGCCCTACAATTCGACCAAGAGGTGATCCGCGATAACGCGGTAGCGGTACGGGTGGGAAAGCAACCGCCGATCATGCTGGAAGAGGCGCGCGCGGCAGCCGCCACTGACCGCGCCAATCTGGACGCGGCCATTGCCGCCGTAAGGACCGCCCGTGCCGTGTTGCGTCAGGATGCAATGCTCAATCCAGCTCATACCTTTTTGCCGCAACGGATCGAACCTGCGCAAAGCCCCAATGTTAGCGAAAACGTGACCGATGAGGAGGAGCACTCGTTGGAAAATGCGATTGCCGACTTACCCTCGTTGGCGGCCATGCGCGAGGGGTTACGTCGGGCTAAGGTGATGGCGAGCTGGTGGCGCAATCAGCTCCTGCCGCAGCTCAATTTCAGCGCGCAGTTCGAAGCTACCTCGCTCGCAGGCGAAGCGCTGTGCGGCCCGAGCATAGCTGGCTTGCCTACTAACTGTTTGACCTCGGGTTCCGCGCTCACTCCTCCCGGAGCACCTGGCTACGCCTTTCTTCCCTTCAGCGGATCGTATGCGACGGCGCTCAACAGGATGCTGGATTCAAGTTTTTATCAATATGCCGTCACCTTTTCCTTTGAGATGCCATTGGATGACGCGGTGGAAAAGGCTTACTACGAACAGGCCAAAATGAATTACGAGCAAATGCGTCGTAACTACAGCGCAGCACTGGCCCAGGTCGTTGTCAACGTGCAGGGAGCGCTTGCCAACTTAGCCTCGGCAGTCGCTCAAATCAAAGCCACCGAGGCCGCAACTCGCTACTGGACCTTGGCGCTGAGCGAGGAGCAAAAGCGCTTCCGGGTAGGTACCGCAGCGATCCACGACATTTTGCAATACAAAAACCAATTGGTTGCGGCCCAGGGTGCGCAAGTGCAAAGCGCGGTCGCTCTGGAGCAGGCAAAACTCGCGCTCAGACATGCCGACGGTACTCTACTCAAAAGCTTTAAGATCCAGTTTCAAGTTGCGGATGCTCCCGAGACACCATGGTTCGCGCAATTTTGA
- a CDS encoding TolC family protein, which translates to MVSARGGTRVAAILLGIWMELAGLGLCGQVAATSVGSGEASTLAGQSAPDLAVGPQATRQFEHDDSVLSLPAILLNQFFPLRASSPLTELSASYLRSIDSGSQPLSLKQAIYLALRNNPGVLAARLQPVMADASVMQQAGIFDPDLTGVAQQQKTVIPATTPIETFQGNALETKTYAWNFGVNKILASTNGTLSLTFNNLRTETNNLTQTINPSYTPTLALSLSQPLLRNFGWGFATINVDLAESSQKQAQWSYAQALTDFVQKVGGDYWSVVAAQENLAVAEEGLRFYRDLVHVNSVQHRVGMLAPLDLEEAQASEATARANLYSSRAALKNALNTLREDVMLNPAGTFVPRQITPSDRPNPDAYIDTDERDALVSAVENRASLAQMREAIRAALLQVKYSENQLLPQVNAQSQISINSLAGDAVCGPNFGYSSLDNCIQSPGPINGDKPNMPGVALPFSGNYASALNQMFGFGFYNYVAILSFERPLANATARAALAQTRAAYQQIGLQYQAALSQAVNEVENGLANAQADVDRVQATSEAVQYARHALHNEQVRFRAGMASTHDLLQYQSEYINARGNQVQAEIDLENAKLALWHANGTLLHHFQIAFTLQPVVSRSWYARF; encoded by the coding sequence CAAAGCGCGCCCGATCTCGCGGTCGGGCCACAAGCGACCCGACAATTCGAGCACGATGATTCTGTGCTCTCCCTGCCTGCAATCCTGCTAAACCAGTTTTTTCCTCTACGAGCCTCCTCCCCGCTGACCGAACTCAGCGCCAGCTATCTGCGCAGTATCGATAGCGGCAGCCAACCCTTGAGCCTAAAGCAGGCGATATATCTGGCTCTGCGCAACAACCCCGGAGTGCTGGCCGCGCGCTTGCAGCCGGTAATGGCTGATGCCAGCGTGATGCAACAGGCTGGTATCTTCGATCCCGATCTGACTGGCGTGGCGCAACAGCAAAAGACGGTGATTCCGGCCACGACGCCGATCGAGACCTTTCAAGGAAATGCTCTTGAAACCAAAACCTATGCCTGGAATTTTGGGGTTAACAAGATCCTGGCCAGCACCAACGGCACCTTGAGCCTGACGTTCAACAACCTACGCACCGAGACCAACAACCTTACCCAAACCATTAATCCCTCGTACACTCCAACTTTGGCGCTGTCATTGTCACAGCCGCTGCTGCGCAATTTTGGCTGGGGTTTCGCCACGATCAACGTGGACTTAGCAGAGTCCAGCCAAAAACAGGCGCAATGGAGTTATGCGCAGGCGTTGACCGACTTTGTGCAAAAGGTGGGCGGCGATTACTGGAGTGTGGTCGCAGCCCAGGAGAATTTGGCGGTTGCCGAGGAAGGGCTTAGATTTTACCGCGATCTCGTCCATGTCAATTCGGTCCAGCATCGGGTTGGAATGCTGGCCCCGTTGGATCTGGAAGAAGCTCAAGCTTCCGAAGCTACCGCCCGCGCCAATCTCTACAGTTCACGCGCCGCCCTCAAGAACGCACTCAATACGCTGCGCGAGGATGTAATGCTTAATCCGGCGGGCACTTTTGTCCCACGCCAGATCACTCCCTCCGATCGGCCCAATCCTGATGCTTATATCGACACCGATGAACGCGACGCGCTAGTTAGCGCGGTGGAGAATCGCGCTTCGCTGGCGCAAATGCGCGAGGCAATTCGCGCGGCACTGCTGCAGGTCAAGTATTCGGAAAATCAGCTACTGCCGCAAGTCAACGCGCAGAGCCAAATCTCCATCAATTCGTTGGCTGGAGATGCCGTGTGCGGGCCGAACTTTGGATACAGTAGCCTAGACAATTGTATTCAATCGCCCGGTCCCATCAATGGAGACAAACCCAATATGCCGGGCGTCGCCCTGCCCTTTTCAGGCAATTACGCCTCAGCGCTCAACCAGATGTTCGGCTTCGGCTTTTACAACTATGTGGCTATCCTCTCCTTCGAGCGGCCACTGGCCAACGCCACCGCGCGCGCGGCCTTGGCCCAAACCCGTGCTGCCTACCAGCAGATCGGCTTGCAATATCAAGCCGCGCTTAGCCAGGCGGTCAACGAAGTTGAAAACGGGCTGGCTAACGCCCAGGCCGATGTCGACCGCGTGCAGGCTACGAGCGAAGCGGTTCAATATGCCAGGCACGCGTTACATAACGAACAGGTGCGCTTCCGGGCCGGAATGGCCTCTACTCACGATCTCTTGCAGTACCAAAGCGAATACATCAATGCGCGAGGCAATCAGGTGCAAGCCGAGATCGATCTGGAAAACGCCAAGTTGGCACTGTGGCATGCCAACGGCACTTTGCTCCACCATTTTCAGATCGCCTTCACGCTCCAACCCGTAGTCTCACGCTCGTGGTACGCGCGCTTCTGA